CACTGTGTTACAGATTCAATccctacttttattttaatatataatgtttgtattataacaAAGCTCAGGCTACAGGAAGCTCGGGATGAgggttgtttttcaaaataaaagccccaagCAGTATCAGAACCTTACAGGAAGCTTAGGATTGGGcatggttttcaaaataaaagccccagagAATGtgtgaggagagtgtgtgtgaggagagtgtgtgtgaggagagtgtgtgtgaggagtatgtgaggagagtgtgtgtgaggagagtgtgtgtgaggagtatgtgaggagagtgtgtgtgaggagagtgtgtgtgaggagtatgtgaggagagtgtgtgtgaggagagtgtgtgtgaggagtatgtgaggagagtgtgtgtgaggagtatgtgaggagagtgtgtgtgaggagtgtgtgagggagagtgtgtgtgtgtgaggaaagtgtgtgtgaggagtatgtgaggagagtgtgtgtgaggagagtgtgtgaggagtgtgtgtgaggagagtgtgtgaggagtaTGTgacgagagtgtgtgtgaggagtatgtgtgaggagagtgtgtgtgaggagtgtgtgtgaggagagtgtgtgtgaggagtgtgtgtgaggagagtgtgtgtgaggagagtgtgtgtgaggggagtgtgtgtgaggggagtgtgtgtgaggagagtgtgtgaggagagtgtgtgtgaggagtgtgtgtgaggagagtgtgtgtgagggagtgtgtgtgaggagagtgtgtgtgaggagtgtgtgtgtgaggagtgtgtgtgaggagagtgtgtgtgaggagtgtgtgtgaggagagtgtgtgtgaggagtgtgtgtgtgaggagtgtgtgtgtgaggagtgtgtgtgaggagagaatagaaagagacagactcagGTTACAGACAGCAGTAAGCGCTCATGTCTGCACACGCACCGCCATGCAGCTGTGTTTGGAGACagatcagagtgtgtgtgtgtgtgtgtgtgtaagggtggGGTGAAGAGCCTCAACATATCTCATCCATCTTTAAGGCTTTGATGCATCTCTGCCATCTGTTCCTCTACCTGTACCTGCTCTCATCTGAGATTCCTCTCAAGCTTCCTGATCTAATAaccgggggtggggggggggggggtgcgaCCACACATCAAACTGCACCAGAGGGGGGGAACTTTCCCACATGATGCCCCCCCACCTCATTACTCACATAAAAACACTTATATCTGATATCACACGTGTTCTGGTTCTGTTGGAAGGCTGAGGCTGCCTGTTGGTGAGTTCAGGGGAAACCTGAACAcgtcttttattctgaaggatcacacacacacacacacacacagacacacacacacacacacacacacacacacacacacacacacacacacacacacacacacacacacacacattgaactCACATTGCAGACTTTAATACATATTTAGAAGGCAGTGCTCAGAGAGGACTCTATGAATAGCTTCAGTTTCTGTGGACAAACTTAgcttctctctcactcacacacacacacacacacacacacacacacacacacacacacacacacacacacacacactttcaaaagcATCTTCACAGCATGGCATGAGGAGTGTGTGTTACACAGTGAGCAGAAGAACCAGAAATATCTGatcaacaccccccccccccccccatatgaAACCCCCACTGTCTGCTGGTGTTCAGAGGTCTGATACTGCAGAGCTAGGGGAACTCTTCTCTGGGGGGTGAAACACTCATGTACAATGTGTCACCCCCCAGAGAGGAGTCAGCTCTCACTGCTGCTCTGCTGGTGGACATGTTCTGGAGGTCTGAATGAACAGATCCTGCAGAACCAGGACGAGCAGATCAAGTACTACATAAAGTACTACACAAAGTACTGCATAAAGTACTACACAAAGTACTGCATAAAGTACTACATAAAGTACTACACAAAGTACTGCATAAAGTAATACATAAAGTACTACACAAAGTACTGCATAAAGTACTACACAAAGTACTGCATAAAGTAATACATAAAGTACTACACAAAGTACTGCATAAAGTACTACACAAAGTACTGCATAAAGTACTGCATAAAGTACTACATAAGGTAATAAAAAAGTACTACATAAGGTAATAAAAAAGTACTACACAAAGTACTGCATAAAGTACTGCATAAAGTACTACATAAGGTAATAAAAAAGTACTACACAAAGTACTGCATAAAGTACTACATAAGGTAATAAAAAAGTACTACACAAAGTACTGCATAAAGTACTGCATATAGTACTACATAAAGTACTGCATAAAGTAGTACACAAAGTACTGCATATAGTACTGCATATAGTACTACACAAAGTACTACACAAAGTACTGCATAAAGTACTGCACAAAGTACTGCATAAAGTACTACATAAAGTAGTACATAAAGTAGTTCATAAAGTAGTCAGTACTCACAGTGAGCAGCTGCCATGCGAGCAGCAGGCAGAGCGTCCTGGTGCTCTCACAGCCCATGTTGCAGCTCTGGCTGCGGGGAGAAAGTGCTCTGAGCTCCGGTGCGCTGCCCGGCCTGCTGTGGCTCTGTTAGCCGGAGAGAAGTGAAGAATCCCGGCTGCTCCTCTGCTCCCGCACCGGGGGAACCACCAGCTCCAAACAGATCCTTAAAAACGGTTCCTTTAATAACGATCCCTTTCTTTAAGGCAGAGGAGCTGCGGAAATGTCCAAACTCCTCCTGAGCTCCGAAAGTTAGTGAGGCtcagtgaggggagagagaggcggagtaacagagagagagagggggggagacagagagacagacagagggagagagggagagacagacagagattgTACTCCCTTCATACAGCAGAAAGTACTGCAACAGTATGATGCTGTTCAGTCAGAGTGTGCGCAGGTAAACTCATGCATTCATAcctacggaagaggattagggccaaaTGGGAGAACTACAAACCGAGCTCTGACCAAAAGCCACTTTTTCCTTCTGGGAAAATCAAGTCAGAATTCTCAGAAGATTTTTGGGGGTTATTTCAGAAATCTCAGAAAAAAAGTGAtgcattgatttaaataaagtatatttttactAAACTGTAGTGACGTCACATTTCCTCACGCAGGTAAAACCCGAAAGGAAAATGATTTctgagacaaagacagaaatcTGGGgttttgagaaaatattctaaaacattttcagagatCTTTAAAAAACGCTGTTCAAATGTCTCAGTCTGGTTTTACCTGCTCCTCACCTGGAGTTTATTTCCATGCCCCGCAGACACGTTTCTGAGGTGACACAACCTGAAACCCAGGTGAACTCCTCTCAGTGGTTCCTGAACgcatcaaacacacaaagagcaTTTTATTTCAGGTGTGGATGCGTAGTGCCCCCTGCTGTGAGACTGCGAGGTATTACACCTACAACTGAAAATAGAAACACGTTCAATCTACTTCCTGTGGCGgaggtaggtgtgtgtgcgcgcgtgcgcgtGTCGCAGGAGCAGCACGTCTCACTGAAATAAACGGAGAGGGATTATCGGTGTGTTGGTATCCTGAGATTAAATATAACTACACTACAGGCTGTGACACTAATAAAAGACGCCCTCCAAAGATATTTAAGAATACTCAAAGCCAAGCTGTCTGTGATGGGTTCAAATATccagtgaaaacacacagaaatcacATCAAGACTCTTTATTTATAGAGTGTATAAATCACACAGTGGTTCACAAAGACAGCACCATGGAGAAATGGGTCATATCTCTGTTTAAACGGGAAGTGATGGAACCAGTTGGGGCTTTGAACAATCAAGTGTGGAAGAAGCATAAACAGGTAAACAGCAAAAGGATCGTTCCGGAGGTTCGACTCAAAGCTGTCAGCGCCCTCTGCACTCTGAGCTGCTCGAGAAGATAACAAGCCGGACTTTGTCTCCTCTGTCGGGAAACACAGCGAGAGGGTTAGACAATAATTCCACgttcccccccctcctcctcctccgcctcctcctcctcatagCTGCTCCAGTGTGAACCCGTGCTGCCTTCAGGCTCACAGCATAACTCTGAGATGTAGAGACACGTGAATCACAATCTGAAGCAGGAACTGTGTTCTCACTAAAGTTGATGCAGCATGTTAATGTGCTCACGGTGCATTCAACACGATCACATAGAGTAGGATTTAAAACCACACTGCTGCACTTCTCATGTTCCCTGCATAACTAATACAGAAAGTTCCAATGTTCCTGTGAGCACCTGAAGTACCCTCAGCAATAACCGCTACTCTGACAGACAGCTGGTTCAGATCTCGGCATGTGGTCTCTGTGCAGGACCTTTAGTAGATCTGTTGTCTCTGCGGGGGGGCTCTTCTCCCTGCAGACCCGGACCTTCCCGACCCCCCTCTGCAGGTCGCAGATCCACCCCCCGGTCAGGAGCAGCTCCGGGACACGCTTCAATGTTCCCCCCAGTGCAGAGTTTGTGGCCCGGGTCTCGGGGATCCCCACCATGAACAAGCTGCCCCACCAGGAGACCGCGGAGGGCCTGGATGCTGCCTTCATCGGGGTCCCCATCGATACCGGGACATCCAACAGACCCGGGGCCAGGTTACTGTTCAACCTTTATACAGATTACGGGTTACACTActgtgctgcgttcagggtCTCCGCAACTGTTACTTTTCTGTGCTGCGTTCAGAGTCTGCACAGCTTTATTTGATGTGCTGCGTTCAGGGTCTGCGCAACTGTTACTTTTCTGTGCTGCGTTCAGAGTCTGCACAACTTTACTTTTCTGCGCTGCGTTCAGAGTCTGCACAGCTTTATTTGATGTGCTGCGTTCAGTGTCTGCGCAACTGTTACTTTTCTGTGCTGCGTTCACGGTCTGCACAGCTTTAGTTTTCTGCGCTGCTTTCAGAGTCTGCACAATTTTACTTTTCTGTGCTGCGTTCAGAGTCTGCGCAACTGTTACTTTtctgtgctgcgttcagggtCTGCACAGCTTTATTTGATGTGCTGCGTTCAGGGTCTGCACAACTTTACTTTTCTGTGCTGCGTTCAGAGTCTGCACCACCGTTATTATACTGGGCTGCGTTCAGAGTCTGCACCACCGTTATTATACTGGGCTGCGTTCAGGGTCTTTACAATTTTAGTGTACTGTGCTGCGTCAGGGTCTGCAGCAGAGGTGCAAGAAGTACTCAGTTCCATGTAAAAGTCCGGCATTACAAATTGTACAAGTACGGAATATTAGCATCAACgttaagtaccaaaagtattCCTTTTGCAGAACGGCACACATCAGCACCAGGTATTTAAAAGGATCGATGCATTattgtgttcatcacttcaatgtTGCAAAAAGGGATGTTTATTTGGGTGTTTGATAAACTCCTAACTTAACCCAtgatacaataaataatgtgtcagtagatttatattgtgtattaataGTCTTTGCAAAGTAACCACCAACTGAATCTgtaaaatacatgtagtggagtcaAAAGTATGAGGTAGTAATGAAACGGGGGGgacattgaaaatgaaaaatactctagtaaagtacaagtacctcaatgTGTACTCTGGAACAGTACTAGACTTTGCACCTCTGGTCGGCAGAACCTTTACTGAATATATGATGTGCTGCGTTCAGGGTCTGCACCATGCTTACATTACtgagagacctgtagacagagGGAATGGTATTTATTAAGGGCCCCTGACTCTCCCCCTGCAGGTTCGGGCCCCGGCAGATCCGTGTGGAGTCAGCGATGCTGCGCAGCTTCAACAGCGGAACCAGAGCGGCTCCGTACGAGTCGCTGGTGGTGGCCGACATCGGAGACGTGAACGTGAACTTGTACGACCTGAAGGACACGTGCACACGCATCAGAGAGGCCTACAGGAAGGTCCTGTCTGCAGGATGCATCCCCCTCACCATGGGTGAGGATTACTATCTCATATATCCCTGTGTTCCTGAACGCAGCACCTCCCTCGTCCGATGGGATCCCCCCATGTGATTTTGgatgtcagaaaataatctcaGAGTGCGGTATTATTGGGTCCATGCCGGGTCAGGGGTCTCTAACACTGGTTGTTCCTGCAGGTGGAGATCACACCATTGCTTACCCCATCCTGCAGGCTGTGGCTGAGAGGTAAGTTCCGCTCACGATGCTGATCCGGCTGGACTGTTGTTCATGTTTTCTGAACCAAAGGTTAGGACAGGGCTTTTCTTCAGGGCTGCTACTAACAATCTATCTGAAGTCCTGGGAGCAAAAACTGTCCAAAAGAAAACCAGGGTTTTCACTTTTCAAAGAAGTCTCAAAGATAAGAGAAGCCTCAGATTTGAGAATCAGGACCCGATGGGATGTTTGCAGACTGGTTAATGAAGCAGCAGAAACGGCTGCTGGTTGATCCCCTCACCTCTGACTCTGCTTCACTTTATTACGCGGTCCAAAGATCTTCATGGTCAGCCTTCAATGCGCTGTTGCACAACAAAATGCACGCTGTAAGCTGTTGATGCTTCACAGGGACATCACATGTTaactctgcccagaggatcatcggggtctcactccctacactacagAACTGCTACAGCACCCGcctcacccgcaaagcactcaGCATTGCGGGagaccccacccacccctccaacagcctcttcagcctcccgccttcagggagaagctgtaccgcagcctccgctcgagctccaccaggctgaggaacagcttcttccaccaggcggtcaggatgctgaactctctccctccctccctctctcctctcactctctccctccttccctccctctctctctctctatcctccgtccctccctcaatcctctgtctctctctcctccctccctccctacctctctccgtccctccctctctctccccctctctcatctccctctacccccgctcccatctctcccctgacctctccgcctTTGACTtcaggagagaggacagagtcCCACACACTGAGATCTGGCTGCTCATCTCACAGACCAGCCTGGTTGTTGGGTCTATAGTGTGAGAGAAAGCTTTAGAAGAATTCCTCAAAGATATTTAGAAATAcgtttatatttcagaggcttcAACCtgagatacagtggggcaaaaaagtatttagtcagccaccaattgagcaagttctcccatttaaaaagatgagaggcctgtaattttatcataggtacactcaactatgagagacagaatgagggaaacaatccaggaaatcacgTTGTAGGAtctttaatgaattcattgtaaattcctcggtaaaataagtattgggtcacctacaaacaagcaagatttctggctctcacagacctgtaacttcttctttaagaggctcctctgtcctccactggttacctgtattaatggcacctttttgaactcgttatcagtataaaagacacctgtccacaacctcaagcagtcatactccaaactccactatggccaagaccaaagagctgtcaaaggagaccagagacaaaattgtagacctgcaccaggctgggaaaactgaatctgcaataggtaagcagcttggtgtgaagaaatcaactgtgggagcaattattagaaaatggaagacatacaagaccactgctaatctccctcgatctggggctccacgcaagatctcaccccgtggggtcaacatgatcacaagaacggtgagcaaaaatcccagaaccacacggggggacctagtgaatgacctgcagagagctgggaccaaagtaacagaggctaccatcagtaacacactacgccgccagggacttaaatcctgcagttccagacgtgtccccctgcttaagccagtacatgtccaggcccgtctgaagtttgctagagggcatttggatgatccagaagaggattgggagaatgtcatatggtcagatgaaaccaaaatagaactttttggtaaaaactcaactcgtggtgtttggaggagaaagaatgcagagttgcctccaaagaacaccatacctactgtgaagcatgggggtggagacatcatgctttggggctgttcttctgcaaagggaccaggacgactgatccgtggaaaggaaagaatgaatggggccatgtatcgtgagattttgagtgaaaacctccttccatcagcaagggcactgaagatgaagcgtggctgggtctttcagcatgacaatgatcccaaacacaccgccagggcaacgaaggagtggcttcgtaagaagcatttcaaggtcctggagtggcctagccagtctccagatctcaaccccatagaaaatctttggagggagttgaaagtccgtgttgcccagcgacagccccaaaacatcactgctttagaggagatctgcatggaggaatgggccaaaataccagcaacagtgtggaaaccttgtgaagacttacagaaaacgtttgacctctgtcattgccaacaaagggtatataacaaagtattgagatgaacttttgttattgaccaaatacttattttccacaatcatttgaaataaattcattaaaatcctacaatgtgatttcctggattgtttcccccattctgtctctcatagttaagtgtacctatgataaaaattacaggcctcatcttttgaaatgggagaacttgcacaattggtggctgactaaatacttttttgccccactgtactttCTGCTTCATTATATTGTTGGGGTTTTTATCAATGTATGAGCAGAACTTCCCCCCAAAATTGGAAACTGTTCAAAATTAAGTGagacattttctgaaaatgtagaaaatgtgcaacaaaaaaaactgaaaatgattcAAAGAAATATttgagaaaagagagaaaaaaataaagtagaataaatatctaaaaatgcgttcaatattttattatatcttctAATATCTTGTAATACTCTCTGGCTCTGAGGCATGGTCCAGTGGGTCTGGTTCATGTGGACGCTCACGCTGACACCAGTGATGTGGTCCTGGGGGAGCGGATCGGACACGGGACCCCCTTCAGACGCTGTGTGGAAGAGGGGCTGCTGGACTGCAGCCGGGTGGTGCAGATCGGCCTGCGGGGGTCGGGCTACTCCGCTGACTCCTACGCCTGGAGCCGCGCTCAGGTACCGCTGATAGTAAACTCTAGCTGATACAGGTACCAGCTACTTCCTGTAACACCGGGGACTGACTACCTGCTGGTTAAAGGAGGTACTGACTACATGCTGGTTTAGGTACTGACTACCTGCTGGTTAAAGGAGGTACTGACTACATGCTGGTTTAGGTACTGACTACATGCTGGTTTAGGTACTGACTACCTGCTGGTTTAGGTACTGACTACCTGCTGGTTTAGGTACTGACTACCTGCTGGTTAAAGGAGGTACTGACTACATGCTGGTTTAGGTACTGACTACATGCTGGTTTAGGTACTGACTACCTGCTGATTAAAGGAGGTACTGACTACCTGCTGGTTAAAGGAGGTACTGACTACCTGCTGGTTAAAGGAGGTACTGACTACATGCTGGTTTAGGTACTGACTACCTGCTGGTTAAAGGAGGTACTGACTACCTGCTGGTTAAAGGAGGTACTCACTACATTCTGGATTCACTGCTACAAGTACCTCTGATAACATATGCTTCCTAATTtaggtactgtgtgtgtgtgtgtgtgtgtgtgtgtgtgtgtgtgtgtgtgtgtgtgtgtgtgtgtgcagggtttCCGTGTGGTGCAGGTGGAGGAGTGCTGGTTCAGGTCTCTGGCTCctctgatggaggaggtgagggctCAGATGGCGGGGGGTCCAGTGTACCTGAGCTTTGATATCGATGCTCTGGACCCTGGCTTCGCTCCGGGCACCGGGACCCCTGAGATCGCAGGCCTCACCCCCATTCAGGTATACTACACGACTGTTCAGTGCTGGATAACACGTTTACTCATGTACTGCCCCCTCTACTGTCTTTAGAATGGGGGGGGGCGCATCTGAGATTTTCAGAATAGAAGTCAAAAGCTTttgattttctgaaaaaatctgaagttggagatttaaaaaaaagggagtttcaaaatgttgaggaaaaagtgaaacattattacatttgagTAAAGTTAGAATATTTAGATTTTGGAAACGGTGAGAATTTTAGGATATTTGGGAGGAATATCAAAATGTTCAGATTTGTAAAAAAACTGTGAAtgtgattttcagaataaagcgTGTAACTTTACCCCTGTCGGTCGCTCTAGTGTGGAGatgatttatttctctttcagGGAGTGGAGATCATTCGCGGCTGTCGGGGTTTGAACCTTGTGGGCTGTGACCTGGTGGAGGTGTCCCCCCCCTACGACACCAGCGGTACTACACACTCTACTCAATCCTTCATACAGATGTACAGATGTATTAAATCATTGAATGAATACATATTTCTCTCTCAGGAAACACGGCGCTGACCGGAGCTAACCTCCTGTTTGAGATGCTCTGCGTCCTCCCCAACGTCAAATATCTCTGACCATGTTCATCAACAGAAAGCCTACGAATATAAAGAGGATCACTCTGCGTCGATTACAGAGGATCcagaaataaacagaatgtATTGAttacaaccaatcagaggaaaGAAGCTCTACTGAACATTCTGAGATCAAAGATATCCTTCAGTGCTTTAActaaaatatacagatgtgatgcaacagatgtgatgcaacagatgtgatgcaacagatgtgatgtgatgcagcagatgtgatgtgatgcagcagatgtgatgcaacagatgtgatgtgatgcagcagatgtgatgtgatgcagcagatgtgatgtgatgcaacagatgtgatgcagcagatgtgatgcagctgatgtgatgcagctgatgtgatgcagcagatgtgatgcaacagatgtgatgcagcagatgtgatgtgatgcaacagatgtgatgtgatgcagctgatgtgatgcaacagatgtgatgcagcagatgtgatgcagcagatgtgatgtgatgtagcagatgtgatgcaacagatgtgatgcagcagatgtgatgtagcagatgtgatgcaacagatgtgatgcagcagatgtgatgcaacagatgtgatgcaacagatgtgatgcagcagatgtgatgtgatgcaacagatgtgatgtgatgcagcagatgtgatgcagcagatgtgatgtgatgcagcagatgtgatgtgatgcaacagatgtgatgcagcagatgtgatgtagctaatgtgatgcaacagatgtgatgcagctgatgtgatgtgatgcagctgatgtgatgcagcagatgtgatgtgatgcaacagatgtgatgcaacagatgtgatgcagcagatgtgatgcagcagatgtgatgcaacagatgtgatgcagctgttgtgatgcagctgatgtgatgtgatgcagcagatgtgatgtagctaatgtgatgcaacagatgtgatgcagcagatgtgatgcagcagatgtgattcagcagatgtgatgcaacagatgtgatgcaacagatgtgatgcagcagatgtgatgcaacagatgtgatgcagcagatgtgatgtgatgcaacagatgtgatgtgatgcagctgatgtgatgcaacagatgtgatgcaacagatgtgatgcagcagatgtgatgtgatgtagcagatgtgatgcaacagatgtgatgcagcagatgtgatgtagctaatgtgatgcaacagatgtgatgcaacagatgggatgcagcagatgtgatgtgatgcagcagatgtgatgtgatgcaacagatgtgatgcaacagatgtgatgcagcagatgtgatgtgatgcagctgatgtgatgcagctgatgtgatgcagctgatgtgatgcaacagatgtgatgcagcagatgtgatgcggcagatgtgatgcaacagatgtgatgcagcagatgtgatgcagcagatgtgatgtgatgcaacagatgtgatgcagctgatgtgatgcaacagatgtgatgcaacagatgtgatgcagcagatgtgatgtgatgcagcagatgtgatgcagcagatgtgatgcagctgatgtgatgtgatgcagcagatgtgatgcagctgatgtgatgcaacagatgtgatgcagcagatgtgatgtgatgcagcagatgtgatgcaacagatgtgatgcagctgatgtgatgcagcagatgtgatgcagcagatgtgatgtgatgcaacagatgtgatgcagcagatgtgatgtgatgcagctgatgtgatgcagctgatgtgatgcaacagatgtgatgcagcagatgtgatgt
The Eleginops maclovinus isolate JMC-PN-2008 ecotype Puerto Natales chromosome 1, JC_Emac_rtc_rv5, whole genome shotgun sequence genome window above contains:
- the agmat gene encoding agmatinase, mitochondrial; the encoded protein is MWSLCRTFSRSVVSAGGLFSLQTRTFPTPLCRSQIHPPVRSSSGTRFNVPPSAEFVARVSGIPTMNKLPHQETAEGLDAAFIGVPIDTGTSNRPGARFGPRQIRVESAMLRSFNSGTRAAPYESLVVADIGDVNVNLYDLKDTCTRIREAYRKVLSAGCIPLTMGGDHTIAYPILQAVAERHGPVGLVHVDAHADTSDVVLGERIGHGTPFRRCVEEGLLDCSRVVQIGLRGSGYSADSYAWSRAQGFRVVQVEECWFRSLAPLMEEVRAQMAGGPVYLSFDIDALDPGFAPGTGTPEIAGLTPIQGVEIIRGCRGLNLVGCDLVEVSPPYDTSGNTALTGANLLFEMLCVLPNVKYL